From one Caldithrix abyssi DSM 13497 genomic stretch:
- a CDS encoding proton-conducting transporter membrane subunit gives MVAPIYMIAIALGVAFLLPVLERAGKAFINFIFLAALASLVFISGQWLWGLGWQGMEGVQIFTAGVKPPLSINLQMGLKEAVFLSGINFLALIGGIYLLRHLNQIGIRALALFLLVVLGMNGLVMTRDIFNLFVFIEITSIASYALIGMDLNLKALIAGFKYMVAGSIASIFLLLGIILLYRFTGTLNIDDLASMSLAASPVYLIMGGLFVLLLSFIIEMKQFPANGWALDVYQAAHPGIAAIISAGTSGAVFFAFYKIMPLLPVGWIKVTAGLGLATFFFSNWMGLKQTVTTRMLGYSSVGQMGLLLMVLSLSQVFDPALHVFGVIIVALFFNHFLAKAGLYWLAGLVNRDSIEDWRVLSGRPALQFLFGFFVLALLSFPPFAGFWGKWSLIMAMAEHKMFWWIAILLIGSMFEAVYLLRWFGKAFAPNDLAVEWKAGRLEQHAALWTFVVASLVFSYGVASHYLPHNAILFLPLSGAMAFLLLEWLPARVKGTLAILAVLFYAYRILPMLNGLGLYFNIIFLIGGAVLLIAALNRQEKSYGFFPLVLLMLGSLSNLILADTRLQFFFAWELMTAASYLLILRGRKAQGPALAYVLFSLGGAYVMLGAFALAHFVFPLNPALKALGAVNPYSAAIYLLMSVGFLIKIAAVGLHIWAPGVYAEAEDDVTPLISGILSKAGIFGFAALFATMGAPHIASVGLNVILGWIGVLTAFFATLFAVFQEDAKKLLAYSSVGQVGYILLALAAMSHLGWAAALWHTLNHLLFKGLLFLAIAGVIYRTGTRDMYKMGGLIKQMPLSFVSVLIGIIALSGVPPLTGFGGKWLLYEALIEKGWYLQTGLAFFASTIAFLYCYRLIHSIFLGMPKPDQLKVKEAPVWFLIPQFILIMVIMIFSAHPALLLKPISTMIDPLFATTLQWSNLTVYSSLGYWNGTITMIMVGVIFVLLLVYLFIINPRPQKVKPFNIVFAAEKPEMPETTHYAYQFFTPYQRAMAPILKPLVRRFWAAVGEWSHSLAAGLRLMYTGNAQTYALFIFVLGLALYLMMGVK, from the coding sequence ATGGTAGCACCTATTTATATGATTGCGATTGCTCTGGGCGTGGCGTTTTTACTGCCTGTTCTGGAACGAGCAGGAAAAGCTTTTATAAATTTCATCTTTCTTGCGGCTCTGGCCAGCCTGGTGTTTATCTCCGGGCAGTGGTTGTGGGGCCTGGGCTGGCAGGGCATGGAAGGCGTGCAGATTTTTACGGCCGGGGTTAAGCCGCCGCTTTCCATTAATCTGCAAATGGGCTTAAAAGAAGCCGTCTTTTTGAGCGGCATAAATTTTCTGGCGCTTATCGGCGGCATCTATCTGCTGCGCCATTTGAATCAGATTGGCATCCGCGCCCTGGCGCTGTTTTTACTGGTTGTCCTGGGCATGAATGGTCTGGTTATGACGCGCGATATCTTTAACCTGTTTGTCTTTATCGAAATCACCTCCATTGCCAGCTACGCTTTGATTGGTATGGACTTAAATCTGAAGGCCCTGATCGCCGGGTTTAAGTACATGGTGGCCGGCAGCATTGCTTCTATCTTTTTGCTGTTAGGCATCATTCTTTTGTACCGCTTTACGGGCACGTTAAATATTGATGATCTGGCGAGCATGTCGCTGGCCGCCTCGCCGGTCTATTTGATCATGGGCGGGCTTTTTGTGCTGCTTTTATCGTTTATTATTGAAATGAAGCAATTCCCGGCCAACGGCTGGGCGTTAGATGTGTACCAGGCCGCCCATCCCGGTATTGCGGCCATCATTTCTGCCGGAACATCGGGCGCCGTGTTCTTCGCCTTCTACAAAATTATGCCCCTGCTGCCCGTGGGCTGGATTAAGGTGACCGCCGGCCTGGGGCTGGCAACCTTTTTCTTTTCCAACTGGATGGGCTTAAAGCAAACTGTCACCACGCGCATGTTAGGCTACTCATCGGTCGGGCAAATGGGCCTGCTGCTGATGGTTTTGAGTTTAAGTCAGGTATTTGACCCTGCTTTACATGTTTTTGGAGTGATCATCGTCGCCCTCTTTTTCAACCACTTTCTGGCCAAGGCCGGTTTGTACTGGCTTGCGGGTCTGGTTAACAGAGATTCTATTGAAGACTGGCGCGTGTTAAGCGGTCGGCCGGCCCTGCAGTTTTTATTTGGATTTTTTGTGCTGGCCCTGCTGAGCTTCCCGCCGTTTGCCGGATTCTGGGGCAAATGGTCGTTGATTATGGCCATGGCCGAACACAAAATGTTCTGGTGGATTGCTATTTTGCTGATCGGCTCTATGTTCGAAGCGGTTTATCTGCTGCGCTGGTTCGGCAAAGCTTTTGCGCCAAACGATCTTGCAGTGGAGTGGAAGGCAGGCCGGCTCGAACAACATGCGGCTTTATGGACGTTTGTCGTCGCCTCACTGGTTTTTAGCTACGGCGTTGCCAGCCATTATCTGCCGCACAACGCCATACTGTTTCTGCCGTTATCAGGCGCTATGGCGTTCCTTTTACTGGAATGGCTTCCGGCTCGCGTTAAGGGGACGTTAGCCATCTTAGCCGTCCTTTTTTACGCCTACCGCATTTTGCCTATGTTAAACGGTTTGGGCCTGTATTTCAACATCATCTTTTTAATCGGCGGCGCTGTCCTGCTAATTGCCGCCCTGAATCGCCAGGAAAAATCGTACGGTTTTTTTCCGCTGGTGCTGTTAATGCTGGGTTCGCTTTCCAACCTGATTTTGGCCGATACGCGCTTGCAGTTCTTTTTTGCCTGGGAGTTGATGACCGCTGCCTCTTACCTGCTCATTCTACGCGGACGCAAAGCGCAAGGCCCGGCGCTAGCTTATGTGCTATTCAGCCTGGGCGGCGCGTACGTCATGTTAGGCGCTTTTGCCCTGGCCCACTTTGTGTTTCCGTTAAATCCCGCACTCAAAGCGCTTGGCGCAGTCAATCCCTATTCAGCCGCCATTTACCTGTTAATGAGCGTCGGCTTTTTGATCAAAATTGCGGCCGTTGGTCTGCACATCTGGGCGCCCGGCGTGTACGCTGAAGCGGAAGACGATGTAACGCCGCTCATTTCCGGCATACTTTCCAAAGCGGGCATCTTTGGTTTTGCGGCGCTTTTTGCCACCATGGGCGCGCCGCACATTGCGTCCGTTGGATTAAACGTCATCTTGGGCTGGATCGGCGTGTTAACCGCCTTTTTTGCCACGCTGTTTGCCGTGTTTCAGGAAGACGCTAAAAAGCTGCTGGCTTACTCCAGCGTGGGGCAGGTGGGCTACATTCTGCTCGCCCTGGCCGCTATGAGTCATTTAGGCTGGGCGGCCGCTTTGTGGCACACTTTAAACCACCTGCTGTTTAAGGGGCTGCTCTTTTTGGCCATCGCCGGCGTTATTTACCGCACCGGCACGCGCGACATGTACAAAATGGGCGGATTGATTAAACAAATGCCGTTGTCGTTCGTCTCTGTTTTGATCGGCATTATTGCTCTGAGCGGCGTGCCGCCTTTAACCGGCTTTGGGGGCAAATGGCTGCTTTACGAGGCCCTAATTGAAAAGGGCTGGTACCTGCAAACCGGCCTGGCCTTTTTTGCCAGCACCATCGCCTTTTTGTACTGCTATCGATTAATCCATTCCATCTTTTTAGGCATGCCCAAGCCCGATCAATTAAAAGTCAAAGAAGCCCCCGTCTGGTTTTTGATTCCGCAGTTCATCTTAATCATGGTCATTATGATCTTTTCAGCCCATCCGGCATTGTTGTTAAAGCCGATCTCAACCATGATCGATCCGCTGTTCGCCACAACTTTGCAGTGGAGCAACCTGACGGTGTACAGTTCGCTGGGCTACTGGAATGGAACCATTACCATGATTATGGTGGGCGTGATTTTTGTTCTGCTTTTAGTGTATCTGTTCATAATCAACCCACGTCCGCAAAAGGTAAAGCCTTTTAACATTGTGTTTGCCGCGGAAAAACCGGAAATGCCGGAAACCACGCACTACGCGTATCAATTTTTTACGCCCTATCAAAGAGCCATGGCGCCCATTTTAAAGCCGCTGGTCAGGCGTTTTTGGGCGGCGGTTGGCGAATGGAGTCATAGCCTGGCCGCGGGCTTGCGTTTAATGTACACCGGCAACGCGCAAACATACGCCCTGTTTATTTTTGTTCTTGGTTTGGCGCTTTATTTGATGATGGGAGTTAAATGA
- a CDS encoding respiratory chain complex I subunit 1 family protein: MMEAIWTKIGYALASLFLIFNYGLLLIGVTMKIIARVHGRIGPPIWQPYVDILKSFSMRTAVSHGIMFYLGPVFRLAGGIGLYLLIPAVYGSTWLQNFSFSGDLLLVMYFIFFGMLGMALGAGEGGHPFSAMGIMRGLSQVTASEVPFALAVIALAAQHQTLSITEIVAAQQGGIAHWNMVTNPIATAAGMLAYLGMMMHAPFNVHMAPQEIPVGPPTEYNSSFLVLLQSNRSVFAAAKLILFMNLFFGGATSIVEMVIKTFLIFQFCVVVGVVFPRFKVEQSVRWLLKAPTLIGVLAVLIYSF; this comes from the coding sequence ATGATGGAAGCGATTTGGACGAAGATCGGCTACGCACTGGCATCGCTCTTTTTGATTTTTAATTACGGTTTGCTGTTGATCGGCGTTACGATGAAGATCATTGCCCGCGTTCACGGGCGCATCGGCCCGCCCATCTGGCAGCCTTATGTGGATATTTTAAAAAGTTTTTCCATGCGCACGGCCGTTTCGCACGGCATCATGTTCTATTTAGGGCCCGTCTTTCGCCTGGCGGGCGGCATCGGATTGTATTTGCTGATTCCGGCGGTTTACGGATCAACCTGGCTGCAAAATTTCAGTTTTAGCGGCGATCTGCTGCTGGTCATGTACTTCATCTTCTTTGGCATGCTGGGCATGGCTCTGGGCGCGGGAGAGGGCGGCCATCCCTTTTCGGCCATGGGCATCATGCGCGGCCTTTCGCAGGTGACGGCCTCTGAGGTGCCGTTTGCCCTGGCGGTGATTGCTCTTGCCGCTCAGCATCAAACCCTTTCCATTACGGAAATCGTTGCCGCCCAGCAGGGAGGCATCGCCCACTGGAACATGGTCACCAATCCCATTGCCACCGCGGCCGGCATGCTGGCCTATCTGGGAATGATGATGCACGCTCCGTTTAACGTGCACATGGCTCCGCAGGAAATCCCCGTTGGTCCGCCTACCGAATACAACAGCAGCTTTCTGGTGTTGCTGCAATCCAACCGCTCTGTTTTTGCCGCGGCCAAATTGATCTTATTTATGAATTTGTTCTTTGGCGGTGCGACATCCATTGTGGAAATGGTGATCAAAACCTTTTTGATCTTCCAGTTTTGCGTGGTGGTGGGCGTGGTGTTCCCGCGTTTTAAGGTGGAGCAGTCGGTACGCTGGCTGCTTAAGGCGCCAACCTTAATCGGTGTGCTGGCTGTTTTAATTTACAGTTTTTAG